One Gossypium raimondii isolate GPD5lz chromosome 3, ASM2569854v1, whole genome shotgun sequence genomic window carries:
- the LOC105794782 gene encoding uncharacterized protein LOC105794782, whose amino-acid sequence MALPVRSVISGSIFLGDCCHARLYSFAAPSVLYRRTQYKASTTKMASANAQGRPKTIDSHLHIWASPQEAADKYPYFPGQEPTLPGHLDFLLQCMEEASVEGALIVQPINHKFDHSLVTSVLKKHPTKFVGCCLANPAENGTGVKQLEDLILKDGYRAVRFNPYLWPSGQQMTNEVGKAMFSRAGELGVPVGFMCMKGLNLHISEITELCTEFPSTAVLLDHLAFCKPPLNDEEKLAFSELLKLSRFPQVYVKFSALFRVSRMSSPYLDLVPLLAEVVSNFGANRVMWGSDFPYVVPESGYKGAKEAACLIARQASLSSSEVEWIMGKTVMQLFQGQWLP is encoded by the exons ATGGCATTGCCAGTGAGGTCAGTGATATCAGGTTCCATCTTCTTAGGGGATTGCTGCCACGCTCGACTATACTCCTTCGCTGCCCCCTCTGTCCTATACAGGAGAACACAATACAAAGCTTCTACAACAAAAATGGCGTCAGCTAATGCCCAAGGCAGACCCAAGACTATCGATTCACATTTGCACATATGGGCATCCCCTCAAGAG GCTGCTGATAAATATCCTTACTTTCCTGGCCAAGAACCTACTTTGCCTGGACACTTGGATTTCTTGCTCCAG TGTATGGAAGAAGCAAGTGTAGAAGGTGCACTCATTGTCCAGCCCATCAATCACAAGTTTGATCATTCATTGGTGACCAG TGTCCTAAAGAAACACCCTACCAAATTTGTTGGTTGCTGCCTTGCAAATCCTGCAGAAAATGGAACTGGAGTTAAGCAGCTTGAAGATCTCATTTTGaag GATGGTTATCGAGCTGTTCGCTTTAATCCTTATCTATGGCCTTCTGGCCAACAG ATGACAAATGAAGTTGGAAAGGCAATGTTTTCTAGGGCAGGAGAGCTTGGAGTACCAGTGGGTTTCATGTGCATGAAG GGTCTCAATCTTCATATTTCAGAGATTACGGAACTATGCACAGAATTTCCTTCAACAGCAGTTTTGCTTGATCATTTGGCTTTCTGCAAACCACCATT AAATGATGAGGAAAAGCTTGCCTTCTCTGAGCTCTTAAAGCTTTCCAGATTCCCTCAG GTATATGTCAAATTCAGTGCATTGTTCAGGGTTTCAAGAATGTCATCCCCGTACCTGGATTTAGTTCCACTTCTAGCTGAAGTTGTCTCAAACTTTGGAGCAAATCGTGTCATGTGGGGAAG CGATTTCCCATATGTTGTTCCCGAAAGTGGTTATAAAGGAGCAAAAGAAGCCGCGTGTCTTATTGCCAGACAGGCATCTTTGTCATCTTCTGAGGTAGAATGGATCATGGGGAAGACAGTAATGCAACTCTTTCAAGGTCAATGGCTTCCTTAG
- the LOC105794781 gene encoding palmitoyl-acyl carrier protein thioesterase, chloroplastic, whose amino-acid sequence MAAAFSCPVFLPSTFSYNGNRYHGRIKIKINATSSTKVKTLNEIAGAGKGSSSLATSTEIGHLSQEQIRQRIPTKKQLVDPYRQGLIIERGVGYRQTVVVRSYEVGPYKTATLESLLNLFQETALNHVWMSGLLSNGFGATHGMVRNNLIWVVSRMQVQVDHYPIWGEVLEIDTWVGASGKNGMRRDWLIRSQATGITYTRATSTWVMMNEKTRRLSKMPEEVRDEISPWFIDKRAINEDVPEKIVKLDDNARYVNSDLKPKRSDLDMNHHVNNVKYVRWMLETIPDKFLESHQLSGIVLEYRRECGSSDRVQSLCQPDEDETLTNGVEQSLLKNMILTPGIMEGNGYLGPLDVKSYGYTHLLQIKGDSKNEEIVRGRTRWRKKLSTLPYSS is encoded by the exons ATGGCAGCTGCTTTCTCCTGTCCAGTCTTTCTTCCCTCTACATTTTCTTATAATGGAAATCGATATCATGGCAGAATCAAGATCAAAATCAATGCCACTAGTTCTACTAAGGTAAAGACGTTGAATGAAATTGCTGGAGCTGGAAAAGGTTCCTCTTCACTTGCTACTTCCACTGAAATCGGCCACTTAAGCCAAGAGCAGATTCGTCAGAGGATCCCCACGAAGAAGCAGCTAGTTGATCCTTACCGTCAAGGTCTCATCATCGAAAGGGGAGTTGGCTATAGACAGACGGTTGTGGTCCGCTCCTATGAAGTTGGCCCTTATAAAACAGCAACCCTGGAAAGCCTCCTTAATCTTTTCCAG GAAACAGCATTAAATCATGTATGGATGTCAGGACTTTTAAGCAATGGATTTGGAGCCACACATGGAATGGTGAGGAACAATCTCATATGGGTCGTCTCAAGAATGCAAGTCCAAGTGGATCACTATCCCATATG GGGCGAGGTACTGGAAATCGACACATGGGTTGGAGCATCAGGGAAGAATGGGATGAGACGAGACTGGCTAATCCGTAGCCAAGCCACAGGCATCACTTACACACGTGCAACTAG CACTTGGGTAATGATGAATGAGAAAACAAGGCGACTGTCAAAGATGCCGGAGGAAGTGAGAGATGAGATTTCTCCTTGGTTTATAGACAAACGAGCAATCAATGAAGATGTTCCCGAAAAGATCGTCAAGTTGGACGATAACGCAAGATATGTCAACTCTGACTTGAAG CCAAAGAGGAGTGATTTGGATATGAACCACCATGTGAATAATGTCAAGTATGTAAGATGGATGCTCGAG ACAATCCCTGACAAATTTTTGGAGTCTCATCAGCTATCTGGTATTGTACTAGAATATAGAAGGGAATGTGGGAGTTCAGATAGAGTTCAATCACTTTGCCAACCAGATGAAGATGAAACTTTAACAAATGGAGTGGAACAAAGTCTacttaaaaatatgattttgacTCCTGGAATCATGGAAGGAAATGGATACCTAGGCCCCCTGGATGTGAAGTCATACGGATATACTCATCTCCTCCAAATCAAAGGGgatagtaaaaatgaagagatAGTTCGAGGAAGGACCAGATGGAGGAAAAAGCTTTCTACATTGCCATATTCCTCTTAG